One stretch of Tepiditoga spiralis DNA includes these proteins:
- a CDS encoding YitT family protein — protein MKKIIFKEYFFATIGALLTAFGLAVFLMPHDIACGGANGLAIVLNSVIHVPVGILMYGVNIILFILSFIFIGKEFGAKSIYCTFILNFFVDMFDRILPIPKYTGNDMFLAVFFGVVISAAGMAITFSQNASTGGTDIIAKIFNKYFGLSLGIGLLMSDLIIGLLAGIAYDPTVGMYSIVSVIINGLTVDFIIRGITTDVTMMIISEKKKEILEYILKDLDRGASLINAEGAYSGQKKQFIYVALSRREKNEMIHKIQSIDPDAFITVQPISTVIGYGFKNFKQVI, from the coding sequence ATGAAAAAAATTATTTTTAAAGAGTATTTTTTTGCAACTATTGGAGCTTTATTAACTGCATTTGGACTTGCTGTATTCTTAATGCCACATGATATAGCTTGTGGTGGAGCAAATGGTCTTGCAATTGTTTTAAACAGTGTAATTCATGTTCCAGTTGGTATATTGATGTATGGTGTCAATATTATTCTATTTATCCTTTCATTTATTTTTATAGGAAAAGAGTTTGGAGCAAAAAGTATATATTGTACTTTTATTCTTAACTTTTTTGTTGATATGTTTGATAGAATACTCCCTATACCAAAATACACTGGAAATGATATGTTTTTAGCTGTATTTTTTGGAGTTGTTATATCTGCTGCAGGTATGGCAATTACTTTTTCACAAAATGCATCAACAGGTGGAACTGACATAATTGCTAAAATATTTAATAAATATTTTGGACTTTCACTTGGTATAGGTCTTTTAATGTCTGATTTAATTATAGGTCTTCTTGCAGGAATTGCATATGATCCAACAGTTGGAATGTATTCTATTGTATCAGTTATTATAAATGGCTTAACAGTTGATTTCATTATTAGAGGAATAACAACAGATGTTACAATGATGATAATATCTGAAAAGAAAAAAGAAATATTAGAATATATCTTAAAAGATTTAGATAGAGGTGCATCACTTATAAACGCTGAAGGAGCTTATTCTGGACAAAAAAAACAATTTATATATGTAGCTTTAAGTAGAAGAGAAAAAAATGAAATGATACATAAAATTCAATCGATTGATCCAGATGCTTTCATAACTGTACAACCAATTTCTACGGTAATTGGATATGGTTTTAAAAACTTCAAACAAGTAATATAA
- a CDS encoding sensor histidine kinase — protein MDTLSEKIKSSAVLNQAIFFTIMVFIIITIITFSMKILVSTTALHGYSKALINQINPNKILKNDETDIFSKFLENTDIIKRSFMENKIVILDNKLINDPYKIIDENFRIPGTPVAIKKNGIYYIFVGLRLFDNSKMIVGGPSLEFTAVMGAFNYISIIILIFGLIFSIIISYLLAKKSLSPTIKISKKLSKINIENLERVPEQKTIEFQVLANRLNSMLDRIEQGYEIQKQFVSDVSHELRTPLTTLNGYIKMLKRWGKNDEKLLEESIEKIETSTNYLKSMIEKLLILSKPDFNPEISIFNISDAIKEVLKLYNTQERKFIEKGTSFNVETSFEYLIIILKTLIENAVKYSEKEIEIIYDKNSIIIKDFGIGIPEDKVEHIFERFYQADTSRKDFGHGLGLSIAKKLCEKLNIKIVANSKINEGSSFKLMFGGKNSEN, from the coding sequence TTGGATACGTTATCAGAGAAGATTAAATCTAGTGCTGTTTTAAATCAAGCAATATTTTTTACTATTATGGTTTTTATTATAATAACCATAATAACTTTTTCTATGAAAATTCTAGTATCAACAACAGCATTGCATGGATACTCAAAAGCTTTAATTAATCAAATAAATCCAAATAAAATACTAAAAAATGATGAAACTGATATATTTTCAAAATTTTTAGAAAATACAGATATAATAAAACGAAGTTTTATGGAAAATAAAATAGTAATATTGGATAACAAATTAATTAATGATCCTTACAAAATAATAGATGAAAACTTTAGAATACCTGGAACACCAGTAGCAATTAAAAAAAATGGAATATACTACATATTTGTAGGTTTACGACTATTTGACAACTCAAAGATGATAGTTGGAGGACCTTCACTTGAATTCACTGCAGTTATGGGAGCTTTTAATTATATATCAATTATAATATTAATATTTGGATTAATATTTTCAATAATAATTTCATATTTATTAGCAAAAAAATCTTTGAGTCCAACTATAAAAATTTCAAAAAAACTCTCTAAAATTAATATAGAAAATTTAGAAAGAGTTCCAGAACAAAAAACTATTGAATTTCAAGTATTAGCAAATCGATTAAACTCTATGTTAGACAGAATCGAACAAGGATATGAAATTCAAAAACAATTTGTTTCAGATGTTTCCCATGAACTAAGAACACCTTTGACAACATTAAATGGTTATATTAAAATGTTAAAGCGTTGGGGAAAAAATGATGAAAAATTATTAGAAGAATCAATAGAAAAAATTGAAACATCAACCAATTATTTAAAATCTATGATAGAAAAACTTCTAATTTTATCTAAACCAGACTTTAATCCTGAAATATCTATTTTTAATATTTCAGATGCAATTAAAGAAGTTTTAAAACTATATAACACTCAAGAAAGAAAATTTATAGAAAAAGGAACATCCTTTAATGTAGAAACATCCTTTGAATACTTAATTATAATACTTAAAACATTAATAGAAAATGCAGTAAAATATTCGGAAAAAGAAATAGAAATAATTTATGATAAAAATTCAATAATTATTAAAGATTTTGGTATTGGTATACCAGAAGATAAAGTTGAACATATATTTGAAAGATTTTATCAAGCTGATACTTCAAGAAAAGATTTTGGGCACGGATTAGGTCTTTCAATAGCAAAAAAATTATGTGAAAAATTAAATATCAAAATTGTAGCAAACTCAAAAATAAATGAAGGAAGTTCATTTAAACTTATGTTTGGAGGAAAAAATAGTGAAAATTGA
- a CDS encoding nucleotide sugar dehydrogenase: MALIDKINDKTAKLGVIGLGYVGLPLAVEKAKAGYNVIGFDVQESKVKMVNEGINYIGDVVDSELKDLVKNGKIKASTNFDELESCDAVMICVPTPLDKFKQPDLTYVEASTREVAKRIHKEMLVVLESTTYPGTTEEVMQPILEESGLKAGEDFYLAFSPERVDPGNIRFKTKNTPKVVGGVSEASTKVAKALYESILDAEVFCVSSPKEAEMAKILENSFRIVNIAFINEMAIVAKKMGINLWEVIDAAATKPFGFMPFYPGPGVGGHCIPIDPFYLTYKAREYDYHTRIIEMSGEINDYMPEYVVERVMDLLNENKKCMNGAKIVMLGIAYKNDIDDMRESPALKVLEHLEKKRADVTVVDPWVAEFKWNGDTVKTVELTEELLKNADAVVVTTGHTNIDYDFVAKNAKIIFDTKNIMKNVKENREKIVIL; the protein is encoded by the coding sequence GTGGCATTAATAGATAAAATAAATGATAAAACAGCAAAACTTGGAGTAATAGGTCTTGGATATGTTGGACTACCTCTTGCAGTAGAAAAAGCAAAGGCTGGATACAATGTAATTGGATTTGATGTTCAAGAAAGTAAAGTTAAGATGGTAAATGAAGGTATTAATTATATAGGTGATGTTGTAGACAGTGAATTAAAAGATTTAGTAAAAAATGGAAAAATAAAAGCAAGCACAAATTTTGATGAACTTGAAAGTTGTGATGCTGTTATGATATGTGTGCCAACACCACTCGATAAATTTAAACAACCAGATTTAACTTATGTTGAAGCATCAACAAGAGAAGTTGCAAAGAGAATTCACAAAGAAATGCTCGTTGTTTTAGAAAGTACAACTTATCCTGGAACAACTGAAGAAGTTATGCAACCAATACTTGAAGAAAGTGGATTAAAAGCAGGAGAAGATTTTTATCTTGCATTCAGTCCAGAAAGAGTGGATCCAGGAAATATAAGATTTAAAACTAAAAATACTCCTAAAGTAGTAGGAGGTGTATCAGAAGCTTCAACAAAAGTTGCAAAAGCTTTATATGAAAGTATATTAGATGCAGAAGTATTCTGTGTTTCTTCACCAAAAGAAGCTGAAATGGCAAAGATACTTGAAAATTCTTTTAGAATAGTAAATATAGCCTTTATAAATGAAATGGCAATAGTTGCAAAAAAAATGGGAATAAACTTGTGGGAAGTAATAGATGCAGCTGCAACAAAACCATTTGGATTCATGCCATTCTATCCAGGTCCAGGAGTTGGCGGTCACTGTATACCAATAGATCCATTTTATTTGACTTATAAAGCAAGAGAATACGATTATCATACAAGAATAATTGAGATGTCTGGAGAAATAAATGATTATATGCCAGAATACGTTGTAGAAAGAGTAATGGACTTGTTGAATGAAAATAAAAAGTGTATGAATGGCGCAAAGATAGTAATGCTTGGTATAGCATATAAAAATGATATAGATGATATGAGAGAATCTCCAGCATTAAAGGTTTTAGAACATCTTGAAAAGAAAAGAGCAGATGTTACAGTAGTTGACCCTTGGGTAGCTGAATTTAAATGGAATGGAGATACTGTAAAAACAGTTGAATTAACAGAAGAATTATTAAAAAATGCTGATGCAGTAGTTGTAACTACAGGTCACACAAATATAGACTACGACTTTGTTGCAAAAAATGCTAAAATAATCTTTGATACAAAAAATATAATGAAAAATGTAAAAGAAAATAGAGAAAAGATAGTTATATTATAG
- the fabG gene encoding 3-oxoacyl-[acyl-carrier-protein] reductase — MKLNEKIAIITGASRGIGYEIAKKFVENGAKVIAFDVNEEGLKQAKNTLNNYYPYVVDVTDSKKIDETVKKINSEFGKIDILVNNAGVTKDTLLVMMKEENFDFVVNINLKGVFLVTKSVAKVMRKQKSGNIINISSIVGIEGNIGQTNYAATKAGVIGMTKTWAKEMTMRGENVRVNAIAPGFIQTAMTDKLKDEMKEAAINRMCIKRLGTAEDISKTALFLASDDSAYITGQVIRVDGGITL; from the coding sequence ATGAAATTAAATGAAAAAATAGCAATTATAACTGGTGCATCAAGAGGTATAGGTTACGAAATAGCCAAAAAATTTGTAGAAAATGGTGCAAAAGTAATAGCTTTTGATGTTAATGAAGAAGGATTAAAGCAAGCAAAAAACACTTTAAATAATTACTATCCATATGTTGTTGATGTTACTGATTCTAAAAAAATAGATGAAACAGTAAAAAAAATTAACTCTGAATTTGGAAAAATAGATATATTAGTAAATAATGCCGGTGTAACTAAAGATACACTTCTTGTAATGATGAAAGAAGAAAACTTTGACTTTGTAGTCAATATAAACTTAAAAGGTGTTTTTTTAGTTACTAAATCTGTGGCAAAAGTTATGAGAAAACAAAAATCAGGAAATATAATAAATATTTCAAGTATAGTTGGAATTGAAGGAAACATAGGACAAACTAACTATGCTGCAACTAAAGCAGGGGTTATTGGAATGACAAAAACATGGGCAAAAGAAATGACTATGCGAGGTGAAAATGTTAGAGTTAATGCAATTGCTCCTGGATTCATACAAACTGCTATGACAGATAAATTAAAAGATGAAATGAAAGAAGCAGCAATAAATAGAATGTGTATAAAAAGACTTGGAACAGCAGAAGATATATCAAAAACAGCATTATTTTTAGCTTCTGATGATTCAGCTTATATAACAGGTCAAGTAATTAGAGTTGATGGTGGAATAACTTTATAA
- a CDS encoding chemotaxis protein CheX — translation MVDIKIVNAVLSSLTATFKAAAKSVVKLQKPELVKDIGETRAIVSTIGFNGVLEGNVIYTLSEDTAKGIVGNMMGGMMEITEIDELALSAIGELGNMISGAIAISLEKIGYPINITPPSVVRGADMTVSVNGSILKFSGFIEETKEIDVYMVIK, via the coding sequence ATGGTAGACATAAAAATTGTAAATGCTGTTTTATCATCTTTAACTGCAACTTTTAAAGCAGCAGCAAAAAGTGTTGTTAAACTTCAAAAACCTGAATTAGTAAAAGATATTGGAGAAACAAGAGCAATAGTATCTACAATTGGTTTTAATGGCGTTCTTGAAGGAAATGTTATTTATACACTTTCAGAAGATACAGCAAAAGGCATTGTTGGTAATATGATGGGTGGAATGATGGAAATCACAGAAATAGATGAACTTGCTTTGAGTGCCATTGGTGAGCTTGGAAATATGATTTCAGGTGCAATAGCAATTTCTCTTGAAAAAATTGGCTATCCAATAAATATAACTCCACCTTCTGTTGTACGTGGTGCTGATATGACAGTTAGTGTTAATGGAAGTATTTTAAAGTTTTCTGGTTTCATTGAAGAAACAAAAGAAATAGATGTTTATATGGTTATAAAATAA
- a CDS encoding Gfo/Idh/MocA family protein — translation MLRWAIIGCGRIATKKHTEAIINNKENIELVAVADIIEERAETLANIIKDAGLKKPEIYTDYNEILKRKDIDGVSITTESGKHYEIAMKAMNNEKHVLTEKPMALSTKHMDEMIKLSKEKNLKLGVCFQNRFNPPVQELRKKIENGDFGELFHGQISIRWNRNKDYYEQAKWRGTWEMDGGTLMNQCTHGIDLLIWTFGGEIESITGRIENFNHDYNEAEDFGSAIVKFKNGGVGIIEGTANVYPKNLNETLSVFGEKGSVVIGGLAVNKIETWKFENEDGHPYQSLPDPDTVYGAGHIPLYKDFIEAINENRKPYVSGEDGKKAVEAVLAIYKSSKTGKTINFPFEFSSIEMKK, via the coding sequence ATGCTAAGATGGGCAATAATAGGTTGTGGAAGAATAGCAACTAAAAAACATACAGAAGCAATAATAAACAATAAAGAAAATATAGAGTTAGTAGCTGTTGCAGATATAATAGAAGAAAGAGCAGAAACCCTTGCAAATATAATAAAAGATGCTGGACTAAAAAAACCAGAAATTTATACAGATTACAATGAAATATTAAAAAGAAAAGATATAGATGGAGTATCAATAACAACAGAAAGCGGAAAACACTATGAAATAGCAATGAAAGCTATGAACAATGAAAAACACGTTTTAACAGAAAAGCCTATGGCACTATCTACAAAACACATGGATGAAATGATAAAACTTTCAAAAGAAAAAAATTTAAAACTGGGAGTATGTTTTCAAAATAGATTCAATCCTCCCGTACAAGAACTTAGAAAGAAAATTGAAAATGGTGATTTTGGTGAGTTATTTCATGGTCAAATATCTATTAGATGGAATAGAAATAAAGATTATTATGAACAAGCAAAATGGAGAGGAACATGGGAGATGGATGGAGGAACTCTCATGAATCAATGTACTCATGGAATAGATTTACTAATATGGACCTTTGGTGGAGAAATAGAATCCATAACAGGAAGAATAGAAAACTTCAATCATGATTACAATGAAGCAGAAGATTTTGGAAGTGCAATAGTAAAATTTAAAAATGGTGGAGTTGGAATAATAGAAGGAACAGCAAATGTTTATCCAAAAAACTTAAATGAAACTTTATCGGTATTTGGTGAAAAAGGAAGCGTTGTTATAGGTGGTCTTGCAGTAAACAAAATAGAAACTTGGAAGTTTGAAAATGAAGATGGACATCCTTATCAATCATTGCCAGATCCAGATACTGTATATGGTGCAGGACACATTCCACTTTACAAAGATTTCATTGAAGCAATCAATGAAAATAGAAAACCATATGTTAGTGGAGAAGATGGGAAAAAAGCAGTTGAAGCTGTATTAGCAATTTATAAATCATCAAAAACAGGAAAGACTATAAACTTTCCATTTGAATTTTCATCAATAGAAATGAAAAAATAA
- a CDS encoding AAA family ATPase gives MKKVPYGLQNFKKIRTENFYYVDKTKYIEIIEDMPESYILFLRPRKFGKSLWLDTMSKYYDVKYSDEFDTIFKDLYIQKHPTPKKNSYHILEFNFSGLNTDSKEELKYGFKDEIYEKLDTFIYKYNLNITLDKSKNEPSELFREFINKYNKLNLKTKIYLLIDEYDHFANELLSFKLDEFKNIVSKTGFVRKFYEVIKEGTRSVIDRLFITGVAPITLDSLTSGFNISKNMSTTLELNEMMGFTESEVKDILKEYQINDDILQDMKFSYNGYMFNKHAKKKVYNSDMVLYFISEYNREKRKPEDIIDMNIASDYKKIQNLFKLGEIVGINTEKNSHEVVNELLNEILLNSKTEIEVLTQAFNMERKLDIKDIKTLLFYLGFLTFEKENFYTYLKIPNYSMKKLYSEYFVESIEDRAKSYINTEKLELAVKRIVIDGNINPFANEIENVLKKLSDRDFQSFSEKHIKMLLFSYLILTPWAYVKSEYPVESGYIDLAMFKRYEEVPYNAIIELKYIKKKDYTEKIYQEKIKEAVNQIKRYEKTINKEFNGPLKKVVMVFVGRELKYLDEVE, from the coding sequence ATGAAAAAAGTACCATATGGACTTCAAAATTTTAAAAAAATACGAACTGAAAATTTTTACTATGTAGATAAAACTAAGTATATAGAAATAATTGAAGATATGCCAGAATCATATATATTATTTTTAAGGCCAAGAAAGTTTGGTAAAAGTTTGTGGCTCGACACTATGAGTAAGTACTACGATGTTAAGTACTCAGATGAGTTTGATACTATCTTTAAAGACTTATACATACAAAAACATCCAACACCTAAAAAAAATAGTTATCATATTTTAGAGTTTAATTTTTCTGGATTGAATACAGACAGTAAAGAAGAGTTGAAGTATGGATTTAAAGATGAAATTTATGAAAAATTAGATACTTTTATATATAAGTACAACTTAAATATTACATTAGACAAAAGTAAAAATGAACCTTCAGAACTTTTTAGAGAGTTTATAAACAAATATAACAAACTAAACTTAAAAACAAAAATATACTTATTAATAGATGAATACGACCACTTTGCAAATGAACTTTTGAGTTTTAAACTCGATGAATTTAAAAATATCGTCAGTAAAACAGGTTTTGTTAGAAAGTTTTATGAAGTAATAAAAGAAGGAACACGATCTGTTATAGACAGACTATTCATAACAGGAGTAGCACCAATAACCTTAGATAGTTTAACGAGTGGATTCAACATCTCAAAAAACATGTCAACAACTTTAGAATTAAATGAAATGATGGGATTCACTGAAAGTGAAGTCAAAGATATTCTGAAAGAATATCAAATAAATGATGATATTTTACAAGATATGAAGTTTAGCTACAATGGATACATGTTCAATAAACATGCAAAAAAAAAGGTTTATAACAGTGATATGGTCTTATACTTCATCTCTGAATACAACAGAGAAAAGAGAAAACCAGAAGATATAATAGATATGAATATAGCAAGTGACTATAAAAAAATACAAAATTTATTTAAACTTGGTGAAATCGTTGGAATAAATACAGAAAAAAATAGCCATGAAGTTGTAAATGAACTTTTGAATGAAATACTATTAAACTCAAAAACAGAAATAGAAGTATTAACACAAGCCTTTAACATGGAAAGAAAACTCGATATAAAAGATATAAAAACCTTACTCTTTTATTTAGGATTTTTAACCTTTGAAAAAGAAAACTTTTATACATACTTAAAGATACCAAACTATTCAATGAAAAAGTTATATTCAGAGTACTTTGTAGAATCAATAGAAGATAGAGCAAAGAGTTATATAAATACAGAAAAGTTAGAACTTGCAGTAAAAAGGATAGTAATAGATGGAAACATAAACCCATTTGCAAATGAAATAGAAAATGTATTGAAAAAACTATCAGACAGAGACTTTCAAAGCTTTAGTGAAAAACATATAAAGATGCTACTGTTTAGTTATTTAATCTTAACCCCCTGGGCATACGTTAAAAGCGAGTATCCAGTAGAAAGTGGATACATAGATTTAGCAATGTTTAAAAGATACGAAGAAGTACCCTACAATGCAATAATAGAATTAAAATACATAAAAAAGAAAGACTATACAGAAAAAATATATCAAGAAAAGATAAAAGAAGCAGTAAATCAAATAAAGAGATATGAAAAAACCATAAACAAAGAGTTCAATGGGCCATTAAAAAAAGTAGTGATGGTCTTTGTTGGAAGAGAATTAAAGTATCTTGATGAAGTTGAATAA
- a CDS encoding winged helix-turn-helix transcriptional regulator, giving the protein MFKFEEYSFFNPSPNFREMVLLQIISKDSNVSQEILAKNAGIAPSMVNRYLKEFEEKKYINKVGKTRRSMQYKLTEDGIKRLQFLIVSYTSEVSKMYAETKISFDGVLYQIKNKSLKNIYLYGAGVVGGILLKVLNSENIEIKGFIDESPLKIGEKLYNIKIFSPESMKNKNYDAIIIASFRHYEEILKKAKNFGLKNIQIFKIDNEGKVSLKEA; this is encoded by the coding sequence ATGTTTAAATTTGAAGAATATTCTTTTTTTAATCCATCACCAAACTTTAGAGAAATGGTTCTTTTACAAATAATATCAAAGGATTCTAATGTATCTCAAGAAATACTTGCAAAAAATGCTGGAATAGCGCCGTCAATGGTAAATAGATACTTAAAAGAGTTTGAAGAAAAAAAGTACATAAACAAAGTTGGAAAAACGAGAAGAAGTATGCAGTATAAATTGACTGAAGATGGAATAAAGAGATTACAGTTTTTAATAGTTTCTTATACCAGCGAAGTATCGAAGATGTATGCAGAAACAAAAATATCTTTTGATGGTGTTTTATATCAAATAAAAAATAAATCTTTAAAGAACATATATTTATACGGTGCAGGTGTTGTTGGAGGAATACTTTTAAAAGTTTTAAATAGTGAAAACATAGAAATAAAAGGCTTTATAGATGAATCACCATTAAAAATAGGAGAAAAACTTTACAATATAAAAATTTTTTCTCCAGAATCAATGAAAAATAAAAATTATGATGCAATTATAATAGCTTCATTTAGACATTATGAAGAAATATTGAAAAAAGCAAAAAACTTTGGATTAAAAAATATACAAATTTTTAAAATAGACAATGAAGGAAAGGTTTCATTGAAGGAGGCTTAA
- a CDS encoding DegT/DnrJ/EryC1/StrS family aminotransferase gives MKVPLFDMTRQYEKIRTEVLNTIDEIFKSGKVVLGKHVKNLEENIEKYMNVKNAIGVANGSDALVIAVKALNLNPGDYVITTPYTFFATASCIVRNGLTPIFVDIEEKYYNIDLNEVERILKTHPQKEKIKAIIPVHLFGKTVDMKKLLELKEKYNLKVIEDTAQAIGAVWYDGDKKIYAGTASEFGTISFFPTKNLGGYGDGGMIVSNNDELSQKAKYLRVHGASKKYYHDEVGFNSRLDEVQAAILDIKLKQLDEYIEKRINVAKIYKKLFTENGLNEYIEYPEVFKDRTHVYHQYVITLKSGNRDELFKHLKENEIGTSIYYPKGLHLQKCFEDLGYKEGDFPITEKACKTTIALPIFPELTEKEQEHVVKTIKNYFKGE, from the coding sequence ATGAAAGTACCACTTTTTGATATGACAAGGCAGTATGAAAAAATAAGAACTGAAGTTTTAAATACAATTGATGAGATTTTTAAAAGCGGAAAGGTTGTTCTTGGAAAACATGTAAAAAATTTAGAAGAAAATATAGAAAAATATATGAATGTTAAAAATGCAATTGGTGTTGCAAATGGTTCAGATGCACTTGTTATTGCTGTAAAAGCTTTAAATTTAAATCCTGGTGATTATGTAATAACAACACCTTACACATTTTTTGCAACTGCAAGTTGTATAGTTAGAAATGGATTAACTCCAATCTTTGTGGATATAGAAGAAAAATATTATAACATAGATTTAAATGAAGTAGAAAGAATTTTAAAAACACATCCACAAAAAGAAAAAATAAAGGCAATAATACCTGTTCATTTATTTGGAAAAACAGTTGATATGAAGAAGTTATTAGAACTCAAAGAAAAGTATAATTTAAAAGTAATAGAAGATACTGCACAAGCAATAGGAGCTGTTTGGTACGATGGAGACAAAAAGATATATGCAGGAACTGCAAGTGAGTTTGGAACTATATCATTTTTTCCAACAAAAAATCTTGGTGGATATGGTGATGGTGGAATGATTGTATCAAACAATGACGAACTCTCTCAAAAAGCAAAGTATTTGAGAGTTCACGGAGCATCAAAAAAGTACTATCATGATGAAGTTGGATTTAATTCAAGACTTGATGAAGTACAAGCAGCTATACTTGACATAAAATTAAAACAGTTAGATGAATACATAGAAAAAAGAATAAATGTAGCAAAAATATACAAAAAGCTATTTACAGAAAATGGACTAAATGAATACATAGAGTATCCAGAAGTATTTAAAGATAGAACGCACGTTTATCATCAATATGTTATAACTTTAAAGAGTGGAAATAGAGATGAACTATTTAAACATTTAAAAGAAAACGAAATTGGAACTTCAATATATTATCCAAAAGGACTTCATCTTCAAAAATGTTTTGAAGATCTCGGATATAAAGAAGGAGATTTTCCTATTACAGAAAAAGCGTGTAAAACAACAATAGCTCTTCCAATATTTCCAGAATTAACAGAAAAAGAGCAAGAACATGTTGTAAAAACAATAAAAAATTATTTTAAGGGGGAATAA
- a CDS encoding M42 family metallopeptidase produces the protein MKIDMEYTLNYLKEIMKVHSPSGDTEKGIKNVEEEFDKLKISHKRTKKGAIIATIKGKDDEHHKTISAHIDTLGAMVKEIKNNGRLKMAQIGGFSWTSVEGENVIVKTLNGEEYTGTILFDKQSVHIHGMIPRETIRSDENMEIRLDEDVKNKDDVLKLGINVGDFVYCETRTTITKNGYIKSRYLDDKAAVAIIMGICKYIKDNNIEPKYTTHFFISNYEEVGHGISAIPEKTDEFIAIDIGTVGLGQNSDEFSVCISARDTSGPYDFSFRKKLQKICEKNNIQYKVDMYNRYGSDASKLVHQGVDVNYALLGPGVDATHHYERTHIKSLDNTAKLLLNYIV, from the coding sequence GTGAAAATTGATATGGAATATACCTTAAACTATTTAAAAGAAATAATGAAAGTACATAGTCCATCTGGAGATACAGAAAAAGGCATAAAAAATGTAGAAGAAGAGTTTGATAAACTTAAAATATCTCATAAAAGAACTAAAAAAGGGGCTATTATAGCAACAATAAAAGGAAAAGATGATGAACATCATAAAACTATATCAGCTCATATAGATACACTTGGAGCCATGGTTAAAGAAATAAAAAATAACGGAAGATTAAAAATGGCGCAAATAGGAGGTTTTTCTTGGACTTCTGTTGAAGGAGAAAATGTTATAGTAAAAACATTAAATGGAGAAGAATATACAGGAACAATTTTATTTGATAAACAATCTGTACATATACATGGAATGATTCCTCGTGAAACAATTAGATCTGATGAAAATATGGAAATAAGATTAGATGAAGACGTAAAAAATAAAGATGACGTTTTAAAATTAGGAATTAATGTTGGAGACTTTGTTTACTGCGAAACAAGAACTACTATTACAAAAAATGGTTATATAAAATCAAGATATTTAGATGATAAAGCCGCCGTTGCAATAATTATGGGCATTTGTAAGTATATTAAGGATAATAATATAGAACCAAAATATACAACTCACTTTTTTATAAGTAATTATGAAGAAGTTGGTCATGGAATATCTGCTATTCCAGAAAAAACTGATGAATTTATTGCAATAGACATAGGAACGGTTGGACTCGGTCAAAACTCTGATGAATTTTCTGTTTGTATTTCAGCAAGAGATACATCGGGACCTTATGACTTTTCATTTAGAAAAAAATTACAAAAAATATGTGAAAAAAACAATATACAATATAAAGTAGACATGTATAATAGATATGGTTCTGATGCAAGCAAACTAGTTCATCAAGGTGTTGATGTAAATTATGCACTCCTTGGGCCTGGTGTAGATGCTACACATCATTATGAAAGAACTCATATAAAATCTTTAGATAATACTGCTAAACTCTTATTAAACTATATCGTTTAA